AATGCACTTGTGTTTTAAGAAAAACCTGCATAATACCTTTGCCTATAGCAAATGAATAACCTGGAACACTGCGAGAACTCAAGAAATAGCATCCATTCTCAACCAAGATGCTGCCATGTTTGACTTGAAGCATATTCTTCTCTACTGCCTTCATTTTCACTCTTCTTTCAGCTATTTCCCTGAACGTGTTTTGAAGCTTGTCAGATGGATTTGTGATTTTTCTAAGGAAAACATATTTTGAAGCCAGAGGGTCATGTTAATATAGTTGGTGAATGtaatccacttttttttttaagaaaaaaaaaatcagcaagctCATGTCAGCAGTTCCTTTGGGCATCAAACTAAAATCCATGTTGACAACAATCATCATGCTTAGTGACAGTGTGTTCCTGGATCAGATTTTACGTGACAAGACCAATGAGCGACTTCCTTGATCCATAGTGCGTTCTTTGGTCTTTTAAGTTACTATAATCATCCAGGCTAAGTGTTGGTCTTGTAAAAATCACACCAGGTTCAGCAGCTTCTTGATATTGATGTCATGCCCCATCGTCCATTCATTCATccgttcattcatttgttcattcgttcattgtTGTGTACATGTATGCTTGTTTTTGTGTTTGTATACGTGTCAGTGTGTTTACATATTATTCCGTCATTTTATATTTAAGTTAAAATGTTAAAGAACGGGAGAAGGGGGAGgtagggaggaagaaaggtgtgATAAAATAACAAAACTGGAAAGAGATAAGCAATGACAtttttttctatgaataaaaaccTAAATGTGCAGGTCATGGTTTTAGGGAATGTGTAATATTTTGGATTAAAATCTCAGactgaataatattttctcccctttctttcttgattCCAGCCACAATTTTAAAGAAACACTCCTTTAAAAAAgtgctctttcttctttctcttttttaaaagttattttgcaCACTGCTTTTGTAGGGTTTCTGAAGGTTTATCTCTGATGGAAACCAGGCACAGGCACACCTAGTAACGCACAGATCTACCTTCCCCTCTGTcaagtctttttttccccccactgaCCTGTGATTGCAAACAAGCAGAGGGCCATCAGAATGGCTCAAGCAGTGCTTCAGTGGCGTGTGTCTGTCAGTGACCGTgtctgctgtctgtctgtctttgcctctctctgtgtgtacgtgtgggtgtgtttgtgtgtgctggGGAGGGAAACCAGAATGGTGTGCgttattcttttttaaacttttaaacttGTTTTGTTTCTTCAATTTCAGGTTTGTTCCCTAGCAAGGAATTTATAATggtaatatatatctatatatatattggaaaaaTTCAAAGGAAATagtaagaaaaaaggaaaagaacaggTGAGCACGGTGTTAAGACATGCAGGGACGACAGTGGTTTCTACATTGTACAATAGAGTCAGTCAGACAGGATATGTAAATGCCTGGCTGGGAGGCAGAAGAGGCAAGCCAGGCCTTCGTCTCTTTGGTGAGCCCCCTTGGTTTCGACAGATTGGTGTGCCTTCCTTCCCAAATTTCCAatggttttgtttctgttttttttttgttttttgagtgTGATCGGCTTTGGGCCTTCTGCTGTGGGAAAGAACGGGCATTGTTTACTTCCTGATCCCCTAGAGATAAACTTCCCTTCGACTCAAAGTAGTGATAGTAGATGGCTTGTATTCCCCCGTCTGTGCCAGGGGGATATCCTCTGGGTTGGTTTCTTCGCTTTTGCTAAAGCTAGCTGCACTGAAGGTCTCATAGGATGAGGCTATTTTTTTGTTCAGGAGGTTCCTGTTGCGATCGCCCATCAGGGAGGCCTCGCCATTGGCCAGCTTCTCCGGGCTGCCCCGTTCGTCGACGGGCATGAAAGTGGAGAGTTTGGGCTGGCTTTTCGGCTTCCTCTCGGGCGAAGTGCGGACGGGCATCCAACAGGAGTCAGAGTGGCCGTACTCGTCGCATTCCCGAGTGCACTTTCCCGTCAGGGCGACATCCGGCAGAGGTCTTGAATCTGCAAACGAAAGAGCGACAAAAAGGGTTTGAGATTTCGGTCCTggctggaaacaaatacaaatggaagtgaataaaattacgaatggtaattggaaaataactaaggaagcagcattattgataaaaaatagtgaggtaaaagaatatgagcagggttaaataaggtccaggagggaagtgtttttaataggaaagtgaacacaagaacaaggggacacaatctgaagttagttgggggaaagatcaaaagcaacatgagaaaatattattttactgaaagagtagtagatccttggaacaaacttccagcagacgtggttggtaaatccacagtaactgaatttaaacatgcctgggataaacatatatccatcctaagataaaatgcagagaatggtataggggcagactggatggaccatgaggtctttttctgccgtcagacttctatgtttctatgtttctatgaggaaaTCAAAAtcgcagcgatagaaagtgcccaggcaacaatagtgcttgggtggaaagatgacaataaatggacgataaaaaaattggtgcagatacatggcggaccacattcactatgaaattatggaaatcagaCTACATAATTACAATgaggagaaattagcagcaacaatgaggcgatgggagaaggtcaaaaattatatattaacaacatcagaaagcgatgcaaatgtaagaaataaaattcaatcactttataaagaatgaacaatgtaacccagagttGAAGCAAATGAgggatacaaaattgaatcttccctggtgaagggaatttttcttttctttttggtgaCGGCACATTTatgcttatgttttgttttttgtaaaattctttttaaaaaaatcaataaaattattattattattattattatttttaaaaaagagattttgGTCCTTGTTCCCCAGGGGAAAATGGACAGGGGCATCTTCAGAAATCATTGATGCACGGGACAAAAGACACACAGGTGGCACATGTAGCCATATCGGGgggggcacatgaggtgttgccctgtCAGCTGATTTTGGGGCATGCAGATGCtagacagctgattttcagccttgaggaaggccgtttcgccctctggaggcttcagagaagcttccctgaagccctggaatgcaaaaaacagcccaacaggtaaACTGGgagttcagaaaatggactttcagtttgcctgttggactgcttttcacactccggggcttcaggaagcttccttgaagcttccagagtgcaaaaaaaaaaaacccagaacaaaAGACAAACCGGAAATCCATTTCTCCGaagttccagtttgcccatttgcttgttgttttcaccgtcccaggcttcagtgaaaccggaagcttccctgaaacctccagagcatagttccctctaagctgagcagtgagcaatcgctcacttaaaaatcatcatcaactcagagttttccaaacctgcccagaagccgagagggaaagagtgagagggaaggagagagagaggaagagagagaaacagatagaaaaaagagaggaaggaaaagaaaaagaaaaagaatgggagtaaggaagagagaaagaaaatcaaaatctagtttgaaactagctcaactatttaagtggcattttgatattgatagagttgccctattatgagctcactgttatagacacacagtacagtattttattttgaaattctctgaggcaaaacagggtggggtttttatttgtttgtttgtttgtttgtttgtttattatttctgtgccgcccagtcccgaagggactgccgcccactccaaaaaaaaaaaaaattagagggaacactgctccagagtgcaaaaaacagcacaacaggcaagccGGAAGTCTGttattctgaacttccagtttgcccattttttcaccatctcaggcttcaatgaggtctgtgcacatgcgtggggacggggagattgtgtgcatgtgcaggagcagcATGGGGGCAAGGAATGGGTGTGTGACACATGTGTGCGTGttagcacatgcacacaaccccttttggcatgcgaactaAAAAAGATTCATCATCACTGACTTAGGAAAATCTTGCCAGGGCTGTCATAAGGTAATTTGGTTCTTATCCTCATGCCTCACAGCTCGGACAACTGCCATTGCTTCTAAGGTAAATTTGGGGGGAAATCTGAGGGTGGCTCATAAAACAGCAACACTTGGCACATGTTGCCATGCTCATTTGCTGCTTTCAAAAACTAGCTTGTgttttttttgccttttgttttaaaaagggtGGGGGGGATAATGACCAATCCGAATCTGTGTTTTCCAAGACTTGGTTATGGATTTAGATGAGGGCCATCaggtgcaaaaaaaacccaaaccccagGATCCGGGATAGAGTTCAAAAGCACTGTGCATTTCTTTCATGCAATCTATACTAAAAGAATCCGATCTATTAAAGGTCAAGGCATGTTGGCTCCAGAAGAAGCAACAGATTTCAAGGAGAGGTTGGATTTAGGTCTCTTTCAGGTTGTAGGGACTCTAGATTGATAATGCATTTGACCCTGCTGTTGGGCTTAGCCTGGTCAGCTCCTAAACCCGGGATGGCAAACCTAGGGCATGCTTgtcataggtggcacacggagccatatctgctggtacacaagctgctgccctagctcagctccaacatgcagtgtgtgccagccagctcgtTTGTGGCTTGCGCAGAGGATTGTACAGGGTTTTAGGACCCTGGAGCACCTACAGGGGTGGGAGTGGGTTTTTTAGTTCTccacaggctccaagaaagcctctgaagtctggggaggaagaaaaatggaCCTCCTGGGCCTACTGGAAGCCAAGAAATGGGtagtttctggcctctggagaccctggggggggggtcaggaggccatttttgccctccctaggctccaagaaagcctctggagcctgggaaggatgaaaaacagacctactgggcccaccaaaagtcggGAAATAGAGGAGCAGGGAGGTGTCATGTGCTCATGTGCAGCAGGTTGGGCACATGggagtattgaattatgggtgtgggcatacatGTGAaatagcatgcacatgtgcccttttggcaccagaggggaaaaaaaggttcgccatcactgtcctacactaACAAAGTAAGATACAAATAGGGCgaaacatcttcttcttcttttaatgaccccataatctctTTCAGGGTGGAGTTTTGGCCACTGAATGGAGTTAGCAGAATGTTTACTGGCCGCATGGCTTTCCTAtcgccaatgcagagttttgttcagcaaaTATATTtgcattgtgcccagagagagagcaatatctgcctctacctaggatcgaactcacagccttctGGTTGTGAGGCGACAGCTCCCCCTCTAGGCCGCCAAACCACTCTCAAAGAGAGTGAAACATGAAGCTTACTAAATGGGAACGGAATAGACTGCATTTTTGACTTTTGTAGGCCAGTGTGCAAGGGCAGATTTTATatctcccatccctccctccttcattgaTGGCTATGGCTCATTCCTTCTGATAAAATTCAACTCAACCTGAATTAATTTTCGCAATTATTTTATTGTCATCTCTCTTTATCTTCCTTCCAAACActgtaaacattaaaaataaaaaaatatagctACTCCGGAGCAAGAAATGTAAAAAGCAGCTTTAATTGAATGCCCAGAAGCAGCTAAGCCTAAATATAAACTTAGTTTAAAAATGTTGGGATATCTCCAGATGAAATTAACTATCCTGATAGTAGGATCTGTTTGGCCCCATCTTAATCATATAATGGTTGGTTTAAATTGTTTCTGAAGTTAGAGATAAACACATAACAAGACAATGCATTAAAATGAACAGCAATAAGAAATGATTGGCAGCACATTAACAACAGCTTTAAGAAATAACCATTTGCATATACAAAACAAGACCAAATCCCAACACTATGTGTTTATGTAGGTATCTAACTGCAGGAAGATTGGTGATTGGAAAGTGTTTAGTGAATGTTGCAGTGTTTTTGTGATTTTAGCACCACCCACTCACCCTGCTTTCTTCCCTaattttctctgtgtgtgtgtgtgaattcgaTATAGGCAGAATTGTTAGAATCGAAACTCAACTGAACCTTTAAAGGTATTTGTAGAGTGTAAAAAtattgatagagatagagaatTAGGGAATGGATAATAACATCATATTAATGTTTGCATGTTGATTTGTATTATATAAAATGTAGATACTGGAATATTGATATTAATACGGAAATAGATTGAAAGtaaaaaactgtaaaagaaatacagtttaacCCTATGAAATATGACAACAGTATActgtagttcagtgtttcccaaccttggcaacttgaagatatctggacttcaactcccagaattccccagccagcatctgctggctggggaattctgggagttgaagtccaaatatcttcaagttgccaaggttgggaaacactgctgtagtttactgtaaaaagaagagatctagaagttgattttttttcctttttcaattttttttcatttttttttactttgtgtgTCTGCATATATGTATTTATGTTGTGTTATGTGTGTACAAGTCTAATCAAtgttctaaatgtatttttaatattcatatccaattattttttttaaaaaaaagaacctttAAAGGTATTATATTAGTACTGCAAATAGAAGTAAAAGTGCAATGtttagtattgcaggctaactctactCACTGCCAGAAGTTTGATTCTTACCAAGCTTgaagttgactcaacctttcatccttttgaggtcagtaaaatgaggacttagattgttggggtcaataggttggctctgtcaaccacttagagagtgctgtaaagcactaagtAGTGGTATAAACAGTatatctaagtactattgctagaACACAGTTTTATTAATTAACTGCTAGTCTATGAgcataataaagatttgatttgattaaaaTTGTATCTGAGTTTACTAATAAAtcttgagattaaaaaaaaaatcctactggGACTTTCACAGGCAGATTTATTTTACCTTATGTAGCTATGCTCTATTTAGTTTATCCTTTTTGTGACCTGCATGGCATAAAAACCAATCTAGTAAAGCATTCTTATTTTGTTCATTCACTGCAAATATATAGGAACTTTACTATATTAAACACATTTTggattaatatattattttaatttaagaaaagaaatgatCCACCATTACTTTAGAAATGGCCACTTGTTATTTTCAGTTTCAAGTTAACTCAAGTTCTTAAAAATATTATTAGGCATTTGCttttgtgtatatgtatatgtttatgtatatgtgtgtatatatatatatgtgtgtgtgtgtgtgtgtgtgtgtgtgtgtgtttgtagattttcacgggtacaggtatgacggtcttggtatattcaggtttcttcccgtgtaggatttggaaatttctggtgacgtttcgacgaggtcccactcgtcatcttcaggctggtgtttctgtccttgttctagggcgaacacagcgagacctgagctgccttccttctatacacccagccaccagtatttatagaaggaaggcagctcaggtcttgctgtgtttgccctagaacaaggacagaaacaccagcctgaagatgatgagtgggacctcatcgaaacgtcgccaaaaatttccaaatcctacacgggaagaaacccgaatataccaagaccgtttatatatatatatatatatatatatagatagatagatagatagatagatagatagatagatagatatagatagatatagagatagagatagagatagagatagagatagagatagagatagagatagagatatagatagatagatagatagatagatagatagatagatagatagatagatagatagatagatagatatagatatagatatagatatagatagatagatagatagatagatatatatatagagagagatggatagagatagagatatagatagatagatagatagatagatagatagatagatagatagatagatatgatatatatatatatataaacaaatgcCTAATAATATTTTTAAGAACTTATTATGAGGTGGAAAGGACAGGGGAAGTGTTCATGCCAGATTCCATTCTTCAACTTAGAAAAAGCTAAGCAGGATCAATTATGACCTGAACAGGAAATATCAAAACTGCAGACTAGACTGGGAAACTAAAAATATCcccaatcaatcaatttatcaatcactcaatcaatcaatcaatcaatcattcaatcaatcaatcaatcaatcaatgaaagaTCAATTTCCTGTTTTACCAAAAACAAGTCATTTGACATGAAGTCACCAGGAGTTAAGCCTGACTCATGGACATCAAGACATCTATCGACTTCTAAAACGCTCATTGTTATGATATTCATCTTGGCAAAATGGTGCATTGGAGGACAACAATTTTTAAGGTACCTCAAAGGGACTAACTTATAGAATTTGTCCAAAATCCATGGGCCATGATTCCTGAGGGAatgaaattgctgaaaattggtTTTGCTTCAGTGCTATATTGCTGGGCTGCTACAGTCATGTGATCTTAATTTTCAATATTCTGGGACAGTTTCCCAGCCATTCTAGTAATCCCTGGCTTTCTTCTCTATGCAGCAGCAGCCACTCAAATGCCTACTcaagggggaggaaggggaagctattctccaaagcaccagaaggcaggacaagaagcaatgggtagaatctaatcaaagagagaaacaatgggtagaaactaatcaagtagagaagcaacttagaactaaggagaaatttcctgatagttagaataattaatccatggaacagcttgcctccagaagttctgaatattccaacactggaagtttttaaagaagggatggaataaccatttgtctgaagtagtgtagggtttcctgcctaagcagggagttggactagaagacctccaaggtcccgtccaacttctatcctattctaaattgttctgtctgggtcactccagaagccaataccaacccaaaaagagaagccagacacactggtaaaaggcaaaggcagttttataaaattcaagaaaaacacaggtaacagaaaatgtccttacaaacaggaaaatgctgtatcttcagatatatccatgaaggcaaaagtccatgcagcaatacagaattattgctgccaagccgaggctgtagatagcagacctacacctcccacgggtcttccaaagctgctgggccacaagccaggaacagagacgctgagaaacaagacaggataacgcaactccaaactgataacactccacatggcttcaagggcttgcctgccttttaaaccctgctaaggaggaccacacccaaacccagctgttcctaattcagtgctgataatacttctttaattgctcctttctctgatctgaccgtctctgtcgcatgtcaatgatggcttgagcttcatcacctaatgactccaaactactggctggggagagcccccccccccccggggctctcatgctgttctccttcgtcccattcctgactttcctctcccccgtccgactgctcagccccctcctcttcgctgtcatcctcctccgggcatggagccagcagagacacagccggtccctgagcagcctcaggctgaaccacaacactaaataATATCCTATTCACATCACCATCCACATCAGCTGAAGTCAGAACAATCTAAAAGTATTCTTTTGTGTCATTTTCCCCTAGCAAGTTTCAATATTCCTCGCCAGACAAATCCAACATGAGTCAAGTCATATCAGAAACCAAATCCAATTAgtattggttttctttttaaaaaatgaaactaaTCCAACATTCAAAATTGCCGAGGCAGAGTTAGTCATTTTTAAAAGTCTCGCAACCAAAACGAATATAGAAGAAAGTTAACGCTACAAAATCCTCACCTTGGGGAGATTTATATCAGTCTGATCACATTCTATAGTTtggatttgtaaaaaaaaatcaataaaccaaGACTCCaggatacttaaaaaaaaaaacaacctaagCACATGTCTCTTTTGAACTTAAACCAGCATTTATATATACTtctttaaattataaaatataaagggagagggaATTCTGAAGCAAAAATCTTCCCTCGGCACAGAGAGTAAAGCCAATGGATGGCTCTTTAGTAACTAAAACAGACTCGGCCTCCTCTGGGCCCCGTtagccaaacaatgccgactggcAGGTCCACGGAGGAgaaccttctctgttgtggccccgaccctctggaaccaactctggcccctggagattcgcactgcccccactctccttgcctttcgaaaggcattaaaaacacatctatgctggcAGGTCCGGaggccagggatgggcagcaggcaggacggggtggaacatagttccaccagtgggaatttatttattggatttgtatgccgcccctctctgaggactcgaggtGACTCACAGCAtatatgaagctgtgtgcccagctccagttgaccatcccatcctcctcctccttctcggaaagcggcagggcgACCAGGAATGGCAGGAGTGGCATGGGACCCATTTCCTCCCTCGTATTTTCTGAACAGCTGAGTGGCACCCGTTCGCCTCGCTACCCAGCCatgcagggggtgacccaggaaggagagtatgGGAAACACGAAGTAAATTATCACACAAGAGAGCGACACTggggaggttgtaagtcaaggacttaacagttcaattgaacaatgatgatcgttcaagccactcccacctggtcacatggtcaagccactcctacccaatcacatgaccattaagccacacccacagtgtggcagtaaaaagtttggctgcccattactgccggaGACCATGAGTGACAGATTTGCTCCAGCCATTACTATGAAAGAATAataattgtttgtttttattgtgggttttatgcattttctaatgttttaattgtactTATTGTTATTATATCTATTTTTACCCTTGTGCGCTGCCCTTAGTCCATGAGGAGAAAAGGCGgcctataaatataaatagatggagggatggatgggatagatagatagaaaaatagatagatagatagattagatagatagattagattagattagattagattagattagattagattagattagattagattagattagattagattagattagattagattagattagattagattagattagattagattagattagattagataaggtaggtaggtaggtaggtaggtaggtaggtagattagatagatagatagatagatagatagatagatagatagatagatagatagatagatagatagatagatagatagataaaatagatagataaatagatagatagatagatagatagatagatagatagatagatagatagatagatagatagatagatagatagatagatagatttgattagattagataggtaggtaggtaggtagattagatagatagatagatagatagatagatagatagatagatagatagatagatagatagatagatagattagatagatagatagatagatagatagatagatagatagatagatagatagatagatagatagatagatagattagattagattagattagattaggtaggtaggtaggtaggtaggtaggtagattagatagatagatagatagatagatagatagatagatagatagatagatagatagatagatagatagatagatagataacaattAATGGAATTGAAAACAACTACATGAGTTGGTGGGGTGCTGtgagtttggaccagttcgcctAAACTAGTGGTGGGAATTCATCCTGCTCACTGAACCAGCAGCGATGGCTGGCTGTCCATGCCCCTGATCCAGTCCACTGGCTGCCACTTCCTGAAAGCAGCTGGCAAAGCAgaggcttctgcgcatatgcagatggTCATTTCTCCGACATGACATCGGCATGCACTTCAGTGAAGAGCTCCACTTACTTTTCCTTACTGGTACGAGATCCTCAAGTTGgcatgcgtgtgagattttgtttctgtgcatgcgcctgAAGTTATATCTAGCGTGAGGATGCTAACGCagaagagattttggcaatttttgcccccttttttttgcttctgcacatgtgcaaaagcgaAAAGAAAGCAAAATTGTTGGAATTTCACCCACACAAGCATCCTCGCGTGATATTTCGCATTgggcgtatgtgcagaagcaaaatattgcacGCACGCGCACAGCTGGGCCAACctgctatatctcctataccttttttctattagaaacatagaaacatagaaacatagaagtctgacggcagaaaaagacctcatggtccatctagtctgcccttatactattttctgtattttatcttaggatggatatatgtttatcccaggcatgtttaaattcagttactgtggatttatctaccacatctgctggaagtttgttccaaggatctactacgctttcagtaaaataatattttctcatgttgcttttgatctttcccccaactaacttcagattgtgtccccttgttcttgtgttcactttcctattaaaaacacttccctcctggaccttatttaaccctttaatatatttaaatgttttgatcatgtccccccttttccttctgtcctccagactatacagattgagttcattaagtctttcctgatacgttttatgcttaagaccttccaccattcttgtagcccgtctttggacccgttcaattttgtcagtatctttttgtaggtgaggtctccagaactgaacacagtattccaaatgtggtctcaccagcattctatatagtgggatcataatctccctcttcctgcttgttatacctctagctatgcagccaagcatcctacttgctttccctaccgcctgactgcactgttcacccattttgagactgtcagaaatcactacccctaaatcctattcctatatctcttcttctattctttcattgatatgttctattactataccttcttttctattatttcttagatatattttactatgagtatctcctctataacccactaaaaccctcattgtgtattggaccaaataaataagtaagtaagtaagtaagtaagtaagtaagtaagtaagtaagtaagtaagtaagtaagtaaataataaaaaaacaaataaataaataaataataaacaaataaataaatacataaacaa
This DNA window, taken from Erythrolamprus reginae isolate rEryReg1 chromosome 7, rEryReg1.hap1, whole genome shotgun sequence, encodes the following:
- the LOC139170034 gene encoding dynein heavy chain-like; this encodes YLSIIYPSIHLSIYPSIHLSIYPSIYPSIHLSIYPSIHLSIYPSIHLSIYPSIHLSIYPSIHLSIYPSIHLSIYPSIYLSIYHRLSIYLSIYLSIYLSIYPTHPSIHPSIHPSIHPSIHLSIYLSIYLSIYLSSTVSIYLSIYLSIYLSISLSVYLSFCLSLYLDYLSIYLSIYLSIYLSIYRLSIYLSIYLSIYLSIYHLSIFLSFYLSIFLSFYLSIFLSFYLSIFLSFYLSIFLSFYHLSIYLSFYLSIFLSIFLSFYLSIFLSFYLSIFLSFYLSIYLSIYLSIYLSIYQSIYLSIYLSIYLSIYLSIYLSIYLIYLSIYLSIYLSIYLSIYHLSIYLSIYLSIYLSIYLSIYLSIYLSIYLSILSIYLSIYLSIYLSIYLSIYLSNIYLSIYLSIYLSIYLSISLSLSISLYIYIYLSIYLSISISISISIYLSIYLSIYLSIYLSIPGPKSQTLFVALSFADSRPLPDVALTGKCTRECDEYGHSDSCWMPVRTSPERKPKSQPKLSTFMPVDERGSPEKLANGEASLMGDRNRNLLNKKIASSYETFSAASFSKSEETNPEDIPLAQTGEYKPSTITTLSRREVYL